The window CGGCGTCGCTCGCGGCCGCCGTCGACGACCTCGAATCGCGCATCGAGGACGTCGACGACCGCATCCAGGAGCGTCTGCTCGAGCGACAGGAGCACGCGGGCGACGCGGAGACGGCCCGGGAGCGGGCCGAGGAACTCGCATCGGAGGCCGAGGAGAAGCGCGAGGAGGCCGACGAACTCGCGGCCGAACTGGAGGCGGCCCGCCAGACGGTCGCCCAGCAGCGTGAACAGCTCGCCGAACTGGACGAGCGAATCGCGGAACTGGAGGCCAGTTTCGAGGACGCTCCCTGCGACCCCGGCGGTGCGGACGCGCTGGTCGAGCAGCGACGCGATGCGCTCGCGGAGGCGCGCGCGCAGGTCACGTCGCTGGAAGGCGACATCGAGCACGCGCGCGAGCGGGTCACGGAGGCCGAGGAGTTGCTGGCCGAGGGGAAGTGTCCCGAGTGTGGCCAGCCGGTCGAGGACTCCCCGCACGTCGAGCGCGTCGACGAGGACCGCGAACGCGTCGCGGAACTGGAGGCGGAACTGGCGGCGGCCCGCGAGACCGTCACCGAGCGTGAGGCCGCGCTGGAGGCGGCCGAGGACCTGGCCGACCGCGCCGACGAACTCGAACAGCGCCGCAACGACCGCGAGAGTGCGCAGGAACTGCTGACCGAGCGCCAGCAGGGCCTCGACGACGAGGCAGAGCGCGTCGAGGGACTGCGCGAGCGTGCCGCGGAACTCGACGACGAGGCCGCGGCGAAGCGCGAGGCCGCCGAGACAGCCGAGGCCGAAGCCGAGGCCGCGAAAGCGGACATTGGCGAACTGAACGGCGAGAAGGCGTCGCTGAAACAGCAGCGGAACCTGCTCGAGGAGGCGACCGACGCGCTCGACGCGGCCGACGAGGTCGAGACCGAGGCCGAGCGCCTCCGCGAGCGCCGCGAGTCACTGGCCAGCGAGAACGAACTCCGGCGGGAGTCGCTCGCGGAGAAACGCGACCGCAAGGCCGAACTCGAGGAGGCGTTCGACGAGGAGCGCGTCGAGCACGCCGAGGGGGAACTCGAACGCGCCGAGCAGTACATCGAGCAGGTCGACGGGAAGCTCGAGGGCCTGCGCGAGCGCCGCGACGACCTGCAGGGTGCCATCGGTGCGACGGAGCAGGAGCTCGAGACGCTGGAGGAGCTGCGCGAGCGCCGCGACGCCCTCGCCGAGACGGTCGACAACCTCGACTCGCTGTACGAGGAGGCCGAGCAGCTGGAGTCGATGTACGCCGACCTGCGCGCCGAACTCCGCCAGCAGAACGTCGAGAAGCTGGAACGGCTCCTCAACGAGACGTTCGACCTGGTGTACACGAACGACGCCTACTCGCACATCGAACTCGACGGCTCCTACGAGCTGACCGTCTTCCAGAAGGACGACGAGCCGCTCGAGCCCGAGCAGCTGTCGGGCGGCGAGCGGGCGCTGTTCAACCTCTCGCTGCGCTGTGCCATCTACCGCCTGCTCGCCGAGGGTATCGAGGGGACGGCACCGATGCCGCCGCTCATCCTCGACGAGCCGACCGTGTTCCTCGACTCGGGCCACGTCTCGAAGCTGGTCGACCTGGTCGAGTCGATGCGTGACCTCGGCGTCGAGCAGATTCTCGTCGTGAGCCACGACGAGGAACTCGTCGGGGCGGCCGACGACCTCGTCCGCGTGGCGAAGGACCCGACCAGCAACCGCTCGCGCGTCGAACGGACGAACGCCGTCGAGCCAGGGGCGCTGGAATCGGAAGCCGTGGAAGGCGACGACTGACGTTCAGGATGTCGAGTTTGCAGGATAGTCCCGAAATTGCCAGTTTCTATCGGAATTTTCCTTCCGTAGCGTGGTATATCTCGATAACCGATTACTCCCTCGCCTCGTCCTCTCGAAGCAGGTCGAGGCCCTCGCTCGCGACATCGGTGGTCTCGTAGCCGCGCTCCCCCAGGACATCCGCCTCGACGACGAGGCCGGCGGCGCGGAACTCCCCGAGGAGGCCGTGGAGGTCGGACTCACAGAGGTCGGTCCGGTCGAGGAGGTCACGGACACTCGTCGGTCCGCGGTCGTCGAGCGCCAGCAGGAGCCCCAGCGCGCGGTCGTTGTGGACGGCGCGCAGGACCCGGCGGACCGGCGCGGGGACCGCCTCGGCCGCGAGTTCGAGCACGGACGCCTCGACGGAGCTGAGCTCCTCGTTCGGCAGGTACGCCTCGCTGCCGGTGGTCGGGTCGCGGACGAGGCTGGACTCCCCGGAGCGTTTCACGAGGAGGTAGCGACGGCCATCGGTGTCCTCGACGGGCTGCACGAGGCCCCGTAGCAGTTGGACAGGCGTGAGGATTGCGGTGCCGCTGGCGGCCCCCGGCGGTCGCGTCAGTCGTCGGCGGGCGGGCGACCCTCGGCGTCCGTGTCGGCGTCGCCCTCGTCGGCCTCGGCATCGTCGTCGTAGTCGGTCGACTGGACCTCCCGGTACTTCCAGCCGGCGTAGGCGAGTGCGGCGACGCCGAGCAGGAAGACGGCGCCGCCGTTGCGGAGTTCGCCGCGGAAGACGACGAGCATCAGCCCGAGGCTGGCGGCGAACAGGCCCAGGTTGATGGTCGCGACGAGCCCCCAGAACGCACGGAACAGTCCCTCCGGAACGTTGCTCTCGTCCGGGATATCGGGCGCGAGGTCGGCTTCCGGGTCAGGTTCCTCGGCCTCGCGCTCGGGGTCGAACCGATCGAGATACTTCTCGCCGGGATTGGTGGGCTCCTCGGGTTCGTCCGGCCACGGGTCGCCGTCGCTCACGCGTCGGTCGAGGGGGTGCGGCCGCAAAAGCGTTTATCGGCGTGGTTCAGGCCATCTCCTGCACCTGGCAGGCGTTGTCGGCCTGGATCCACGCGAGCGGGTTCTCAGCGTCGTAGAGCACCACGCCCGAGTCCGTCTCGTAGGCCTCTGTCGTGGCGACAGCGTCGGCCTCGCTCTCGGGGCTATCCCACTCCGCATCGACGTCGGCGTCGGGGTCAGGCATGGTGGTTCTACCCAGTCATGGGAAGTATTGACACACATATATCCCTTGTGGGCATTTTCGGAGCGTGAACCCGACCCCGGACCACCGTCTGGACGGGGAGCGTCTGGCGGAGCGTCGACCGGGAGAACCGTCCCACGGAGCCCGGGCCGTCGTCCGATACGTGCCTTTTTCACCCCGTACGACGGAACGCCGACAATGGCCGAGGACTCCCAGCAATCGCTGACCGACTTCGGGAGCGCCGGCGCTGACGACGACAGGGACGAGGGCGGGGGCCCGGACAACGAGACGGAGGCGGAGATCGCCGAGGCGGTCGCCGGGAACGGCGCCGGCAACGGCGACACGGCAGTCGTTGACATGGCAGAGCGGCGCTACCCCGACGCCGACGGGACGACCACGCTTGCGGTGACGCAGGTCGACTACACCATCGAGGGCCGTGGTGACGAGGAACGACCCGTCCTCCACGTGTTCGGGCGCGATGCTGACCGTGAGGCCGTCCACGTCCGCGTCCACGAGTTCGAGCCGTACTTCTACGCGCCGCTGTCGAACTTCGTGACCGACGCCGCGGCCGCCGAGAAGGACCCGGCGGAGTGGACCGAGGACGACCTCGACCCGATGCAGGACCCCGAGCAGCAGTTCGACCGGCTGACGGGGCGCTATCTCACCGGCGCGGACGGGGAACCGTTCGAGAGCATCCGTGGTGAGCGCCTGCTGAAGATAACCGGGCAGACCCCCCGAGACGTGGGGCAACTTCGCGACCGCTTCGACCATTACGAGGCGGACATCCTCTTCCCGAACCGGCTGCTCATCGACCGAGACATCCGCTCGGGCGTGCGCGTGCCGGTGCGTCGCGAGGACGACGAAGGCGACGGCGACAGCGACAGTGACGGACACGGCGACACCCCCATCGACGTCCACCACGCGGAACTCGAGCCCGTGGAGATGGACGTCGAGCCCCGGGTCTGCACGTTCGACATCGAGGTCGACGACCGGCGCGGGTTCCCCGAGGACGGGGAGGAACCCATCGTCTGTCTCACCTCGCACGACTCCTACGACGACGAGTACGTCGTCTGGCTCTACACCGCGCCCGACGGCATCGAGGGCCCGGACGGATTGCCGGGGTACGAGCCCATCGAGGACGACCTCGAGGTCGAGGTCCGGTCGTTCGAGCGCGAGGAGGCGATGCTGAGCGAGTTCGTCGACTACATCCGGGAGACCGACCCCGACGTGCTGACGGGCTGGAACTTCACGGACTTCGACGCCCCCTACCTGCTGGACCGAATCGAGAAACTCGCCACGCCCGAAAACGACCTCGCCATCGACCCGACCTCGCGCGTGAACGAGGTGTGGCGCTCGGACTGGCAGGGGCCGAACGTGAAGGGGCGCGTCGTCTTCGACCTGCTGTACGCGTACAAGCGCACGCAGTTCACGGAACTCGACAGCTACCGGCTGGACGCGGTCGGCGAGACGGAACTCGACGTGGGGAAGGAGCGCTACCCCGGCGACATCGGCGACCTCTGGGAGGAGGACCCCGAGCGCCTGCTGGAGTACAACCTCCGGGACGTGGAGCTGTGTGTCGAGCTGGACCGCAAGCAGGAGATCGTCCCGTTCTGGCAGGAGGTCGCCTCCTTCGTCGGCTGCAAGCTGGAGGACGCCACCACGCCCGGAGACGCCGTGGACATGTACATCCTCCACGAGGTGTTCGGGAACTTCGTCCTCCCCTCGAAGGGGAGCGTCGAGGCCGAGGACTACGAGGGCGGTGCCGTCTTCGACCCCATCACGGGCGTCAAGGAGAACGTCTCGGTGCTGGACCTTGCGTCTTTGTACCCCATGTCGATGGTGACCATCAACGCGTCGCCCGAGACGAAGGTCGGCGACGACTACGACGGGGAGACCTACCACGCCCCCAACGGGACGCAGTTCCGCAAGGAGCCGGACGGCATCATCCGGACGATGGTCGACGACCTGCTGACCGAGCGCGAGGAGAAGAAGGGCCTCCGCAACGACCACGAGCCCGGGACGGACCCGTACGAGCAGTACGACCGGCAGCAGCAAGCTGTCAAGGTTATTATGAATTGTTTCACGCCGGACACGGATGTCCTGACGCCCGAGGGCGTTCGGAACATCCGTGACATGGAGGTGGGCGACGAGGTGTACTCGCTGGACCCGGAGACGATGCGGATGGAAGTGAAGCCGGTGGTGGAGACGCAGGCGTATCCCGACTACCGCGGGGAGCTTGTCGACATCCAGACCAGCAAGGTCGACTTCAGTGTGACGCCGAACCACCGGATGCTGGTCCGGAAAGACGATAAGAACGGTGCGTCGTGGGACGACTATCGATTCGTCGAGGCCGGCGATCTCAACGAGTCGTCGCACTACGAGTTGCCGCACGACTGGGAGGGGCCGAGCGGGTCACGGCTGGGGCGGGTCGACATCATCGAGTTCCTCGACTGTGACTTCGAGGTCTGGGCAGACAACGATGTCCACGGCCATACCCTCGCAGCGGAGGTGGGCTGGTATCCGGACAAGATGGAGAAGCAGGGCGAGGACGGAACTGGGTACGTGTTTTCGGTCGACGAGTTCGAGGAACATCGCGAGTACCTCGACGAGCACTGCTCGGCGTTCTACGTCCACGCCGACCGCGGCCGGAAGTGGATTCCCCGGTTCTACGACGGGGACGACTTCCTTGACCTGGTGGCCTGGTACATCACCGAGGGGAACGTCTACACGTCCGAGGACAAGCAGTTCGGGGAGAACTTCCGTGGGAGCGCGACCACGGTTAAAATCGCACAGGATGCGATTGCCGACGGTGGCACCGGCGAGAGTGACCACGCCGCGATAGGCGCCCTCCTCGACCGGATGGGTTTCGACTACTACGTCGACGACCAGTGCTACCAGTTCACCTCGAAGCTCCTCGGCAGGTGGCTGGAGGACCTCTGTGGGGGCGACAGCTTCGAGAAGCGGATTCCGGAGTTCGTCTTCGAGGTGAGTCGGGAACAGAAAGAGCGGTTCCTGAACACGCTCATCGCCGGGGACGGTGACCGGCAACCCAACAGTTGGCGGTACACGACATCGAGCGAGTCACTCCGGGACGACATCCTCCGTCTCTGCGTCCACCTCGGCCTCACACCGAGCGTCAACCACGACAGCGGTTCGTGGCGAATCTACTGCACGGAAGACGGCAAGAACAGTTTCCGCATGCACCGTTCGGGGGGAACCAGTACCGCCGATGACGGCGTCTACTGTGTCACGGTCGAGGACAACCACACACTGATGGCCGGGCGGGACGGCAAGTTCCAGTTCGTCGGTCAATCGCTCTACGGCGTTCTCGGCTGGGACCGCTTCCGACTCTACGACAAAGAGATGGGGGCAGCGGTGACGGCCACAGGACGAGATGTTATTGAATATACAAGCGATATAGTAGAAGAAAACGACCAGGAGATAGTTTATGGAGACACTGACAGCGTTATGGTCGAATTCGGCGGCGATATCGACAACGAGACCGCCATCGAGAAATCGTTCGAACTGGAGGAGGTCATCAACGAGTCCTACGACGAGTTCGCCCTGGAGCAACTCGACGCCGCCCACCACCGCTTCCAGATAGAGTTCGAGAAGCTCTACCGGCGGTTCTTCCAGGCGGGCAAGAAGAAGCGCTACGCCGGCCACATCGTCTGGAAGGAGGGCAAGGACGTCGACGACATCGACATCACGGGCTTCGAGTACAAGCGCTCGGACATCGCGCCGGTGACGAAGCGCGTCCAGCACCGCGTCATCGAGATGATCGTCACGGGCGCGGACCTGGACGACGTGCGGACGTACGTCCACGAGGAGATCGAGTCGTTCAAAGAGGAGAACGCGGACCTGGACGACATCGGCATCCCCGGCGGCATCGGGAAGAAGCTGGACGCGTACGACACCGCCACCGCACAGGTCCGCGGAGCGAAGTACGCCAACCTGCTGCTCGGGACGAACTTCGGGCGCGGGTCGAAGCCCATGCGACTCTATCTGGAGAACGTGGACGCCTCGTTCTTCGAGCGCATCGAGGAGGAGGAGGGGCTGGACCCGCACGCCGACCCGCTGTACGGCGAATTCAAGCGAGACCCGGACGTCATCTGCTTCGAGTACGCCGACCAGGTGCCCGAGGAGTTCCACGTCGACTACGAGAAGATGCTGGAGAAGACACTGAAGGGTCCCATCGCGCGGATTCTGGAGGCTCTCGGGGTTTCCTGGCAGGAGGTCGAAAGTGGGCAGGAGCAAACCGGCCTCGGCTCGTTCATGTAAGGTACCAAACGCCGAAATATAATTATTACATCCAGGATATTCCGACTCTCGTCGGTATTATATACATACCGGAGCCAGTCGCCACTGGGCTCGCCGAAGGCGGCGCGCCCCGGTCAGCAACGGCCGTGTGATACCCGGTTTCATAGACAGAAGATTTCGTTTTCGAATCGCGAACACTGACGTGGAAACCCGAAAGCATTATGCACGTCAGACCCGGAGTTTTGGTCGACCGAAGGTACTCATCATGGCAACGCTAGAACTCAAGAATCTGCACGCGGAGGTCGCCGAGGAGGGTGGGGAGACCATCCTCCGCGGTGTCGACCTGGAGGTATCGTCCGGCGAGATCCACGCCCTGATGGGCCCGAACGGCTCCGGGAAGTCCACCACGGCGAAGATCGTCGCCGGCCACCCGGCCTACGAGGTGACCGAGGGCGAGGTCCTGCTCCACCTGGAGGAGGGCGACTTCGGAGAGGACTTCGAGATCCCCGAGGACAAGCGCACCTGGAACCTGCTGGACCTGGAGCCCAACGAGCGCGCGGCGCTCGGTGTCTTCCTGGGCTTCCAGTATCCGGCCGAGATCGAGGGCGTCACGATGGTGAACTTCCTCCGGACCGCGCTCAACGCGAAGCTCGAGGAGCGCGAGGAGCTGTTCGAGGACGAGGAGGAAGCAGACGCGGCCGACGAGGAGGAGGACGAGGGGTACGACACCTCCCCGATGGAGGGCCCGGCCGACGAGGGCGAGGTCGGTGTCGCCGAGTTCCAGGAGCTCCTGGCCGAGAAGATGGAGCAGCTGGACATGGACGAGCGGTTCGCCCAGCGCTACCTGAACGCGGGCTTCTCCGGCGGCGAGAAGAAGCAGAACGAGGTCCTGCAGGCCGCCATCCTCGAGCCGTCCGTCGCAGTGCTGGACGAGATCGACTCCGGGCTGGACATCGACCGGCTCCAGGACGTCTCGAAGGGCATCAACGCGCTCCGTGACGAGCAGGGCACCGGCATCCTCCAGATCACGCACTACCAGCGCATCCTCGACTACGTCGAGCCCGACCACGTCCACATCATGCTGGAGGGGCAGGTCGTCAAGAGCGGCGGGGCCGAACTGGCCGAGCAGCTCGAGGACGAGGGCTACGACTGGGTCCGCGAGGAAGCGTTCGAGACGGCGTAACTTCAGATGGTTACGCACAGGCTAATGAGCATACAGACGTAAACAAGAGACACACATCATGAGTTCAGATCAAGACCACCTGAAGGAGACTGACACCGAGGCCCGCTTCGAGTTCAAGAAGGAGGAGGCCTCGGCGTTCAAGTCCGAGAAGGGCCTGACCGAGGAGACCATCCGCGTCATCTCGGAGGACAAGGACGAGCCCGAGTGGATGCTGGAGCGGCGCCTGCGCGCGCTGCGCCAGTTCCAGGAGATGCCGATGCCGACCGACTGGCCCGGCCAGCCGGACCTCTCGGAAGTGGATATCGACGAGATCGTCCCGTACATCCGCCCCGACATCGACGTGCGCGGCGGCGTCGACGACTGGGAGGACCTCCCCGACGACATCAAGGACACGTTCGACAAGCTGGGCATCCCGGAGGCCGAGAAGAACGCCCTGTCGGGCGTCGGCGCCCAGTACGAGTCCGAGATCGTCTACCAGAACATGCAGGAGCAGTGGGAGGAGAAGGGTGTCATCTTCATGGACATGGACCGCGCAGTCCAGGAGCACCCGGAGATCGTCAAGGAGCACTTCATGACGAAGTGCGTCCCGCCGAGCGACAACAAGTTCGCCGCGCTCCACGGCGCCATCTGGTCCGGCGGCTCGTTCGTCTACGTCCCCGAGGACACCACGGTGAACATGCCGGTCCAGGCGTACTTCCGCATGAACTCCGAGGGGATGGGCCAGTTCGAGCACACGCTCATCATCGCCGAGGAGAACTCCGAGGTCCACTACATCGAGGGCTGTTCCGCCCCCAAGTACTCCTCGTTCAACCTCCACAGCGGGGGCGTCGAGGTCTTCGTCAAGGAGGGCGCCCACGTCCAGTACTCGACCGTGCAGAACTGGTCGAAGAACACGTACAACCTGAACACGAAGCGCGCCATCGCCGAGAAGGACGCCACGATGGAGTGGGTCTCCGGTTCGATGGGCTCGAAGGCGACGATGCTGTACCCGTCGACCATCCTCAAGGGCCCCGGCGCGACGGACAACCACATCACCATCGCGTTCGCGGGCGAGGGTCAGGACATCGACACCGGCGCGAAGGTCTACCACAACGCGCCGAACACGAAGTCAACCATCGAGTCCAAGTCCATCGCGAAGGACGGCGGCCGCACCAACTACCGCGGCCTCGTCCACATCGCCGACGGCGCCGAGAACTCCTCGACGAGCGTGGAGTGTGACGCGCTGATGTTCGACAACGAGTCCACCTCCGACACGATGCCGTACATGGAGATCGAGGAGTCGAAGGTGGACGTGGCTCACGAGGCGACCGTCGGCAAGATCGGCGACGAGGACGTGTTCTACCTGCAGTCGCGCGGCCTCGACGACGACGACGCCAAGCAGATGATCGTCGCCGGCTTCATCGAGCCCATCACGGAGGAACTGCCCATCGAGTACGCCGTCGAGCTCAACCGGCTCATCGAGCTCGAGATGGAGGGGTCGCTGGGCTGATGTCGGTACAACTGGAGACCATCAGCGAGGAGACGGTCCGCGAGCTGAGCGAGGGCCGCGACGAGCCCGAGTGGCTGCTCCAGCAGCGCCTCGACGCTCTGGAGGCACTCGACGAGCTCCCCTTCCCGGACGTCATCCAGACGCCCGGTCGCAAGTGGACGGACCTTGCCGACCTCGACTACGAGTCGATGGTCGACCCGTTCTCACAGACCGAGGAGAAAGAATGGGAGGCCGACGACGGCATCGACGTCCTCCCGTTCCACGAGGCCGTCGAGCGTGAGGAGTCCCTCGTCCGCGACGCCTTCGGCTCCGTCGTCGACCCTGAGACCAACTACCTGACCGCGCTGTCGACGGCGCTGTTCAGCACGGGCACGGTCATCTACGTCCCGGAGGGCGTCGACGCAGAGGATGTCACCATCCGGACCACGATGAACGGTCGGTCGCTGTTCAACTACACGCTGGTCGTCACCGAGAAATCCTCGTCGGTCACCATCCTGGAGCGCCAGGAGACGGGCGAGGACCTGGACGGCTCGCGGTACTACTCCGGGCTGACCGAAATCGTGGGCGGCGAGAACGCCTACGTTCAGTACGGCAGCCTGCAGGACCTCGACCAGGAGACGTACAACTACCAGCTGAAGGAGGCCGAGGTCGACACCTACGGCCAGGTCGACTTCATCGACGTGAACATCGGCTCGCGCCTGACGAAGTCCTCCGTCGAGACCCACCTGAACGGTGACTCCTCGGAGACGAAGATGGTCGGTGCCTTCTACGGCCACGACGACCAGCACTTCGACATCGACGCCCGTGTCTGGCACAACGCCGAGCACACCACCGCGGACCTCGTCACGCGCGGCGTCATCGACGACGAGGCGCGCTCGGTGTACGAGGGTGTCCAGAACGTCGGCCGCGAAGCCTGGGACACGAACAGCTACCAGCGCGAGAACACGCTGATGCTGAGCGACGAGTCCGAGGCCGACGCCTCGCCGAAGCTCATCATCAACAACCACGACACCGAGGCCAGTCACTCCGCGACGGTCGGACAGGTCGACCAGCAGGACCTGTTCTACATGGAGTCCCGCGGTGTCAACGAGCGCCTCGCCAAGAACATGCTCGTGGAGGGGTTCTACGTGCCCGTCCTCGAGGAAATCGAGGTCGAGGAACTGCGCGAGGACCTCACCGAGCGCGTCCGCGAGCGTCTTCGAGCCCGAGCGTAGCGAGGGCTCGAACGGCTCGTGGGAGGTCGTTCCCACGGCGTCTTCGAGCCCAGGGGAACGGGCTCTCGCTACTCCCCTTTCTGCCCCTGCTTCTCCGGTCCACTTACACGCTGGTAAGCGCCCCGGGTTAGTTGTCGGTTATCGAACAGTTATGGGTGGTGAGTAGCTCCCTACAGGTATGCAAGGCACGCCGCCGTCAGCAACTCGCCGATCGTTCCTCAAGACCACGGGGGTCCTCGGGGCCGTCGGGATGTACGGACAGCAAGCATCCGGGGCCACCGGGTCGTCCTCGGCATCGCTGGCAACCACCACCGCTACCAGTGAGGAGCCCCACGCCCGGGCCTGTGTGCTCGGGTCCGACCGAACGATTCTCGGTGGCGACATGATAGTGGGCCGTGACGGCTACGACACCATCCAGTCGGCCTGGAACGACGCCCACGACGGTGACACGGTCTACGTCCACTCCTCGTACGACGCCGAGGCGTCGGGCGAGGCGTTCCCCATCGTCCTCGACTACAGCGAGAAAGAGGTCATGGTCTCGGGCGGGCATCCCTCGGGGTCCGTCGTGGACGCGAGCCACGCCAGCGAGGACATCTTCCACGTCGAGGGCGTCGCGCAGTACGACTACCGGAACCACCCGATGCTCCAGAACCTGAAGCTGGTGGGGGGGAACGTCGGCCTGCGTATCAAGGGGGCGCCACACAACCTCTTCCAGAACCTCGTCGTCTACGACACGGGGAGCCACGGCATCACGCTGGAGGAGGGAACCGGTCCCGACGGCGACTCGCTGGGTTCGTTCGGGAATACGTTTCTGAACTGTCAGGTCTGGAACGCCGGCGGCGACGGCTTCCGCGAGTTCACGGCCGCGAGCCCACACGCCACGAACTACGCCTACTGCAAGGCGATGGCGTGTCAGGGCGTCGGCTTCCGGCTCCGCGGCTTCATGACCAAGGTGCAGGGTGGCGACGCGGAGTTGAACCACAGTTACGGGTTCGACATCCGGAGCGGGCAGGGAATCCACCTGAGCAACGTCTACATCGAGGGGAACGCCCGCGACGAGGACTACCCGCTGGAGGTGTACGGGAAGAACGCACACGGCCTCGTCATCGAGGGCTGCTACCTGCACGGCATCAACCCGCGCACCACGACGCACTCCTACGACTGGGTGCAACGGGCCATCAACGTCCACGACTCCCGGCACGTGGTGGTCCAGAACTGCACGATGCGTCGGTACGGCGACGGCGGTATCGCGCTGTTCGGGTGCGCTGACGCCGACGTCCACATCCCGTCGCACAACTGCTCCGAGGTCGAGCTGCTGGCGAAGGACCCCATCGCGAACGGCTGCACCCGGGTGCGAAGTGACGGTGTCATCCTCCCGCAGGACCTCGCGCCGGTCGAGGGCAGCTTCGAAGGGGACCAGGGGTACCACGTCGACGGGAGCGACATCTCGCCGGCCGTCTGGTACAACGGGGAGTGGCACGTCGCCGCAACCCAGACCCTGAGCGAGGCGACCACGCAATGACCCGTCCCGACGAGTCGACGCCGGCCGAAGCCGACGCCGACGGCACGGAAGGCGGCACGCTGGCGCGGTACGCGGGCGTGGTGGCGACGGCCGTACTGGGTGGCTGTTCGTTCGTCGCCGACCAGGCCGCCCCGCTGGACCGTGAATCGGTCGGCGCCGAGGACGGACAGTTCTCGAATCGGATGGGACAGCCGGGCGGCACGAGTCCAGCACCCACCGAGACGGCGACCGGGACGACATCCCCCAGCCCGACGAGTACCGCGTCCCCGACGCGGACCGCCTCGCCCGAGCGAACCGACACGCAGGTGTCCCCGGACGGCTGGGGCGACCACGCGACCCCGGAGCCAACCGGCGAGTCACCGACCCCGACGGAGACGGCACGGCCGGCACCGAAGACGGACTCGACGTACGGTGGCGCCGGGGGCGGGAGCAGTAGCGGGGGCAGTGGCGGGAA of the Haloglomus salinum genome contains:
- a CDS encoding DNA polymerase domain-containing protein — translated: MAEDSQQSLTDFGSAGADDDRDEGGGPDNETEAEIAEAVAGNGAGNGDTAVVDMAERRYPDADGTTTLAVTQVDYTIEGRGDEERPVLHVFGRDADREAVHVRVHEFEPYFYAPLSNFVTDAAAAEKDPAEWTEDDLDPMQDPEQQFDRLTGRYLTGADGEPFESIRGERLLKITGQTPRDVGQLRDRFDHYEADILFPNRLLIDRDIRSGVRVPVRREDDEGDGDSDSDGHGDTPIDVHHAELEPVEMDVEPRVCTFDIEVDDRRGFPEDGEEPIVCLTSHDSYDDEYVVWLYTAPDGIEGPDGLPGYEPIEDDLEVEVRSFEREEAMLSEFVDYIRETDPDVLTGWNFTDFDAPYLLDRIEKLATPENDLAIDPTSRVNEVWRSDWQGPNVKGRVVFDLLYAYKRTQFTELDSYRLDAVGETELDVGKERYPGDIGDLWEEDPERLLEYNLRDVELCVELDRKQEIVPFWQEVASFVGCKLEDATTPGDAVDMYILHEVFGNFVLPSKGSVEAEDYEGGAVFDPITGVKENVSVLDLASLYPMSMVTINASPETKVGDDYDGETYHAPNGTQFRKEPDGIIRTMVDDLLTEREEKKGLRNDHEPGTDPYEQYDRQQQAVKVIMNCFTPDTDVLTPEGVRNIRDMEVGDEVYSLDPETMRMEVKPVVETQAYPDYRGELVDIQTSKVDFSVTPNHRMLVRKDDKNGASWDDYRFVEAGDLNESSHYELPHDWEGPSGSRLGRVDIIEFLDCDFEVWADNDVHGHTLAAEVGWYPDKMEKQGEDGTGYVFSVDEFEEHREYLDEHCSAFYVHADRGRKWIPRFYDGDDFLDLVAWYITEGNVYTSEDKQFGENFRGSATTVKIAQDAIADGGTGESDHAAIGALLDRMGFDYYVDDQCYQFTSKLLGRWLEDLCGGDSFEKRIPEFVFEVSREQKERFLNTLIAGDGDRQPNSWRYTTSSESLRDDILRLCVHLGLTPSVNHDSGSWRIYCTEDGKNSFRMHRSGGTSTADDGVYCVTVEDNHTLMAGRDGKFQFVGQSLYGVLGWDRFRLYDKEMGAAVTATGRDVIEYTSDIVEENDQEIVYGDTDSVMVEFGGDIDNETAIEKSFELEEVINESYDEFALEQLDAAHHRFQIEFEKLYRRFFQAGKKKRYAGHIVWKEGKDVDDIDITGFEYKRSDIAPVTKRVQHRVIEMIVTGADLDDVRTYVHEEIESFKEENADLDDIGIPGGIGKKLDAYDTATAQVRGAKYANLLLGTNFGRGSKPMRLYLENVDASFFERIEEEEGLDPHADPLYGEFKRDPDVICFEYADQVPEEFHVDYEKMLEKTLKGPIARILEALGVSWQEVESGQEQTGLGSFM
- a CDS encoding DUF7346 family protein, which gives rise to MQPVEDTDGRRYLLVKRSGESSLVRDPTTGSEAYLPNEELSSVEASVLELAAEAVPAPVRRVLRAVHNDRALGLLLALDDRGPTSVRDLLDRTDLCESDLHGLLGEFRAAGLVVEADVLGERGYETTDVASEGLDLLREDEARE
- a CDS encoding DUF7331 family protein codes for the protein MPDPDADVDAEWDSPESEADAVATTEAYETDSGVVLYDAENPLAWIQADNACQVQEMA
- the rad50 gene encoding DNA double-strand break repair ATPase Rad50, translating into MRFRRVALENFKCYADADLTLEGGVTVVHGVNGSGKSSLLEACFFALYGHRALDANLDEVVTTGAEEATVELWFAHGGADYHIERRVKLRGGGATNDKCVLETPEGPVEGVKDVRAYVTDLLRMDTDAFVNCAYVRQGEVNKLINADPGTRQDMIDDLLQLGTLEEYRERASDARVGVKRVRDGKREVLADVESQIASKEDENLHERLNGLKSDLSEVSDEIETLEEGRATAVETRDQAREILENHEAKREEIAALADDIEELEAEIAETEQEREQAAERISGLTTAAEEHRETAREAVREAVDASDADDLDVAPANPDPASLAAAVDDLESRIEDVDDRIQERLLERQEHAGDAETARERAEELASEAEEKREEADELAAELEAARQTVAQQREQLAELDERIAELEASFEDAPCDPGGADALVEQRRDALAEARAQVTSLEGDIEHARERVTEAEELLAEGKCPECGQPVEDSPHVERVDEDRERVAELEAELAAARETVTEREAALEAAEDLADRADELEQRRNDRESAQELLTERQQGLDDEAERVEGLRERAAELDDEAAAKREAAETAEAEAEAAKADIGELNGEKASLKQQRNLLEEATDALDAADEVETEAERLRERRESLASENELRRESLAEKRDRKAELEEAFDEERVEHAEGELERAEQYIEQVDGKLEGLRERRDDLQGAIGATEQELETLEELRERRDALAETVDNLDSLYEEAEQLESMYADLRAELRQQNVEKLERLLNETFDLVYTNDAYSHIELDGSYELTVFQKDDEPLEPEQLSGGERALFNLSLRCAIYRLLAEGIEGTAPMPPLILDEPTVFLDSGHVSKLVDLVESMRDLGVEQILVVSHDEELVGAADDLVRVAKDPTSNRSRVERTNAVEPGALESEAVEGDD
- a CDS encoding DUF7322 domain-containing protein, which produces MSDGDPWPDEPEEPTNPGEKYLDRFDPEREAEEPDPEADLAPDIPDESNVPEGLFRAFWGLVATINLGLFAASLGLMLVVFRGELRNGGAVFLLGVAALAYAGWKYREVQSTDYDDDAEADEGDADTDAEGRPPADD